In one window of Psychrobacter sp. P2G3 DNA:
- a CDS encoding arylesterase — translation MSLPLIKPYLFKFLSKKLSLALLTSLALIACSPATDKEADANDPVVDVPQAEVANEVPRETATEQDNVASIEQPLTILALGDSLTEGLGVDPDDNYPAQLEATLKDMGYENVKVINSGLSGETSTGLINRLDWVAQTKPDITILTIGANDAIRGIDVATVEANIRTAVKRLQDNGSEVILGGMQIYDNLGSDYVQSFAAIYPRVAKDMNVTLIPFFLNGVGGDPELNQADAIHPTKDGYTVIVNDNILPILAPKLEAMVENESN, via the coding sequence ATGTCATTGCCTTTAATAAAGCCTTATTTATTTAAATTTTTATCAAAGAAACTTAGCTTAGCGCTACTGACTAGCTTAGCGTTGATAGCGTGTAGTCCAGCCACTGATAAAGAGGCTGACGCTAACGACCCAGTAGTAGATGTACCTCAAGCAGAGGTTGCTAATGAAGTTCCACGTGAAACAGCAACTGAGCAAGATAATGTCGCGTCGATTGAGCAACCTCTTACTATTTTAGCACTTGGCGACTCTCTGACCGAAGGTCTAGGGGTAGACCCTGATGACAATTACCCTGCCCAATTAGAAGCAACGCTCAAAGATATGGGCTACGAGAATGTCAAAGTCATCAACTCAGGTCTCAGTGGGGAAACCAGCACTGGCTTGATCAACCGTTTGGACTGGGTTGCACAAACCAAGCCTGACATTACTATTTTGACCATCGGTGCGAACGATGCTATCCGTGGTATTGACGTCGCAACCGTTGAAGCCAATATCCGTACTGCTGTCAAACGCTTACAAGACAATGGCAGTGAAGTCATCTTGGGCGGCATGCAGATTTATGACAATCTTGGCTCTGATTATGTACAGTCGTTTGCCGCGATTTATCCTCGTGTCGCTAAAGATATGAACGTCACGCTTATTCCGTTCTTCTTAAATGGTGTGGGCGGTGACCCTGAGCTCAATCAAGCTGATGCCATTCATCCGACCAAGGATGGCTACACAGTTATCGTTAATGATAATATCCTGCCAATCTTAGCGCCTAAGCTTGAAGCAATGGTAGAGAATGAAAGCAACTGA
- a CDS encoding Na(+)-translocating NADH-quinone reductase subunit C: MSKPKSNNTKTISVALTLCLVCSVLVSAVAVGLKPAQVENARLDRNKNILVAAGMYDAESDTAADVAERFKDFEVEIVDLNKGNYLDDDALKVAGIPDRNAYDASQATKNKALSEDLGSNDPAGIGRKPKYAKVYVKNDDAGQPEMVVLPIQGYGLWGTIYGFLTLESDMNTIKGISFYEHKETPGLGARIEEPEWRAKWSGIHSYDENGDVATGVTKAGNPKENWVDGISGATLTGRGVSNMIQFWLGEQGYKPYLDALREESGQTIDKADTQAKSDNKAAQPTTELAAALPVANGKEA, from the coding sequence ATGTCCAAGCCCAAAAGTAATAATACAAAAACCATCAGTGTGGCATTGACGCTATGCTTGGTGTGTTCAGTATTGGTTTCAGCAGTTGCAGTTGGTCTCAAACCGGCGCAAGTTGAAAATGCACGCTTAGATCGTAATAAAAACATCCTAGTAGCAGCCGGTATGTATGATGCTGAATCTGACACCGCTGCAGACGTTGCTGAACGCTTTAAAGATTTTGAAGTCGAGATTGTTGATTTAAACAAAGGTAACTATCTCGATGATGACGCTTTGAAAGTAGCGGGTATTCCTGATCGCAATGCTTATGATGCTAGTCAAGCAACTAAGAATAAAGCTTTGAGTGAAGACTTAGGTAGCAACGATCCTGCTGGTATTGGCCGTAAGCCTAAATACGCAAAAGTCTATGTTAAAAATGATGACGCAGGTCAACCTGAAATGGTAGTCCTACCGATTCAAGGTTATGGATTATGGGGCACTATCTACGGTTTCTTAACACTTGAAAGCGATATGAATACCATTAAAGGTATTAGCTTTTATGAGCATAAAGAAACCCCAGGTCTAGGCGCTCGTATCGAAGAGCCAGAGTGGCGCGCAAAGTGGAGCGGTATCCATTCATATGATGAAAATGGTGATGTTGCTACTGGTGTGACCAAAGCTGGTAACCCAAAAGAAAACTGGGTAGATGGTATCAGCGGTGCAACGCTTACTGGTCGCGGTGTAAGCAACATGATTCAGTTTTGGTTAGGTGAGCAAGGCTATAAACCTTACCTAGATGCGCTGCGCGAAGAGAGCGGTCAAACAATTGATAAAGCTGATACACAAGCCAAATCAGATAACAAGGCAGCTCAACCTACAACCGAACTGGCAGCAGCGCTACCAGTAGCAAACGGCAAGGAGGCATAA
- a CDS encoding FAD:protein FMN transferase encodes MLTKDKSYISLPTTKPQDERRTAGNTVLFAAAALSLAGLTACQQTPDYNYLIGETMGTSYHISYQLPEDVDEADIQAAINERLQQINDSMSTYQADSTISKFNKLGKDMPIIIDADFSRVLDVSRQVYTESGGAFDPTVMPLINTWGFGSTMTVERLQSPPSAEAIAQASALVDFDGVVKQDQTIYKTKDGIGLDFSAVAKGYGVDVIADVLRDRYQIRNYMVEIGGEIATAGVSNQQQPWQIAIDAPIEGSTVSERQTITAIRQPIKTNNQLHLATSGNYRNSVIFDGKHYSHTIDPTTGKPIVGGAPSVTVAADSVALADAWATALTAMPYEKALSVAKQQNLAALFVILADGVQPNDSVDSLDDWQVVQTPAMQALRADKQP; translated from the coding sequence ATGTTAACTAAAGATAAATCCTACATAAGCTTACCTACAACTAAGCCTCAGGATGAACGAAGGACAGCAGGTAATACTGTATTATTTGCTGCTGCAGCACTTAGCCTAGCTGGTTTAACAGCCTGTCAACAAACGCCTGATTATAATTATTTGATCGGTGAAACGATGGGCACAAGCTACCATATCAGTTACCAGTTGCCAGAAGATGTCGATGAAGCAGATATCCAAGCGGCTATCAACGAACGTTTGCAACAGATCAATGACAGTATGTCGACGTACCAAGCTGATTCTACTATCTCTAAATTCAATAAGTTAGGTAAAGACATGCCTATCATCATTGATGCCGATTTTAGTCGCGTGCTCGATGTCTCGCGACAAGTCTATACCGAATCCGGTGGAGCATTTGATCCTACCGTTATGCCTCTTATCAATACTTGGGGGTTTGGTAGCACCATGACCGTTGAACGCTTACAAAGCCCACCTAGTGCAGAGGCTATTGCACAAGCAAGTGCCTTGGTAGACTTTGATGGTGTCGTAAAACAAGATCAAACGATCTACAAAACTAAAGATGGTATTGGTTTGGATTTTTCGGCAGTAGCGAAGGGTTATGGCGTCGATGTCATCGCTGATGTACTCAGAGATCGTTATCAAATTCGTAATTATATGGTTGAGATTGGTGGGGAAATTGCGACTGCTGGCGTTAGCAATCAACAACAGCCTTGGCAAATCGCCATCGATGCCCCTATTGAGGGTAGTACTGTGAGCGAGCGCCAGACTATCACTGCTATTCGTCAACCTATAAAAACCAACAACCAGTTACATCTAGCGACTTCAGGCAACTACCGTAATTCAGTGATATTCGATGGCAAGCACTATAGCCATACGATTGACCCTACTACTGGAAAACCTATCGTTGGTGGTGCACCTTCGGTAACTGTTGCGGCAGACTCAGTCGCACTTGCGGATGCATGGGCAACTGCTCTCACTGCTATGCCTTATGAGAAGGCACTTAGTGTCGCTAAACAACAAAATTTAGCCGCACTATTTGTGATATTAGCTGATGGAGTACAACCGAACGATTCGGTAGATAGTCTCGATGATTGGCAAGTAGTACAGACGCCTGCGATGCAAGCATTACGTGCTGATAAACAGCCTTAA
- the nqrF gene encoding NADH:ubiquinone reductase (Na(+)-transporting) subunit F has product MDYATAIGGVAMFTLIIMGLVAIILAARSRLVSSGDVTIHINDNPDNDVVTPAGGKLLQTLASEGIFLSSACGGGGTCAQCRCRVIEGGGSILPTEEGYFTQGEIRNHMRLACQVAVKQDMKIEIDPEFFDVQKWECEVISNDNVATFIKELVLKIPDGEEVNFRAGGYVQLEAPPHEVHYKDFDVDEEYREDWEKFGIFKYVSKVDEPVIRAYSMANYPEEKGLIKFNIRIASPPPRGPDGIPPGKMSSWTFSLKPGDKVTVSGPYGEFFAKDTEAEMIFVGGGAGMAPMRSHIFDQLKRLNSDRKISFWYGARSIREMFYVEDYDQLEEEFDNFEWHVALSDPLPEDNWNGYTGFIHNVLLEEYLKDHPNPEDCEYYMCGPPMMNAAVIDMLHSLGVEDENIMLDDFGG; this is encoded by the coding sequence ATGGATTATGCTACGGCGATTGGTGGCGTTGCTATGTTTACCTTGATCATCATGGGCCTCGTTGCCATTATTTTGGCGGCACGCTCAAGACTGGTCAGTTCAGGCGATGTTACTATTCATATCAATGATAATCCCGATAATGATGTTGTGACTCCAGCAGGCGGTAAACTACTACAAACTCTTGCCAGCGAAGGTATATTTTTATCTTCAGCATGTGGTGGCGGTGGTACGTGTGCTCAATGTCGCTGCCGTGTTATTGAAGGTGGTGGTTCTATTTTACCCACCGAAGAAGGCTATTTTACTCAAGGTGAAATCCGTAATCATATGCGCTTGGCTTGTCAGGTAGCTGTCAAGCAAGATATGAAAATCGAGATTGATCCTGAATTCTTTGATGTACAAAAATGGGAATGTGAGGTTATCTCGAACGATAACGTTGCAACCTTTATTAAAGAGTTGGTGCTGAAAATTCCAGATGGCGAAGAAGTTAACTTCCGTGCTGGTGGTTATGTACAGCTAGAAGCGCCACCGCATGAAGTACATTATAAAGACTTTGATGTTGATGAGGAATATAGAGAAGATTGGGAAAAATTTGGTATCTTCAAATATGTCTCAAAAGTTGATGAGCCGGTCATTCGTGCTTACTCAATGGCCAACTATCCTGAAGAAAAAGGCCTCATCAAGTTTAATATTCGTATCGCAAGTCCACCTCCACGTGGTCCTGACGGTATTCCACCAGGCAAAATGTCTTCTTGGACGTTTAGCTTAAAGCCTGGCGATAAAGTTACGGTATCAGGCCCTTACGGTGAGTTTTTTGCTAAAGATACAGAAGCTGAGATGATCTTCGTTGGTGGTGGTGCTGGTATGGCTCCAATGCGCTCGCATATCTTCGATCAGCTTAAACGCTTAAATTCTGATCGTAAGATCAGCTTTTGGTACGGTGCGCGCTCTATTCGTGAGATGTTCTATGTTGAAGATTACGATCAACTAGAAGAAGAGTTTGATAACTTTGAGTGGCATGTGGCCTTATCTGATCCACTTCCTGAAGACAATTGGAACGGCTATACTGGCTTTATTCATAATGTCTTGCTAGAAGAGTATCTAAAAGACCATCCAAACCCAGAAGACTGTGAATACTACATGTGTGGGCCACCAATGATGAATGCTGCCGTCATCGATATGCTACACAGCCTTGGTGTTGAAGATGAAAACATCATGCTTGATGACTTTGGCGGTTAA
- the nqrM gene encoding (Na+)-NQR maturation NqrM, translating into MFSQLLPMLAITFTVFILFFVFMGIGYMVKKKPLRGSCGGVAKLMGDENCSFCGNDPNKCDSIIAEQQENALKAAQLGKSV; encoded by the coding sequence ATGTTTAGTCAATTGCTTCCCATGCTTGCCATCACCTTTACCGTATTTATATTGTTCTTTGTATTTATGGGTATTGGCTATATGGTCAAGAAAAAGCCGCTTAGAGGATCTTGTGGCGGTGTTGCTAAATTGATGGGCGATGAAAACTGCTCATTCTGTGGTAATGATCCTAATAAATGTGACTCAATCATCGCTGAACAGCAAGAAAATGCGTTAAAAGCCGCTCAATTAGGTAAATCTGTATAA
- a CDS encoding ABC transporter ATP-binding protein, with translation MTLSNPTAPTSEAISNSAQQALLTASHLNKTVQVGEQSLSIIKDVSIHVDAGEFVVIMGKSGSGKSTLLGLLAALDYPDSGSVELAGQTLSSLDEDALAVIRQRDMGFVFQSFHLLPTLTVAENIAFPLDIARRPNKARVNELIEAVDLGHRRHSLPNQLSGGEQQRTAVARALVSRPKIVFADEPTGNLDEQNADQVMKLLLDLRQQTGSALVVVTHDPALAEIADRVITMHDGMIDGSKVNG, from the coding sequence ATGACCTTATCAAATCCGACTGCACCAACATCAGAAGCTATATCAAATTCTGCACAGCAAGCCCTACTAACCGCCTCGCATCTCAATAAAACCGTGCAAGTCGGGGAACAATCGCTGTCTATTATCAAGGACGTTAGTATTCATGTTGATGCTGGCGAGTTTGTAGTGATTATGGGTAAATCAGGCTCGGGTAAATCAACTTTGCTTGGTTTGCTGGCAGCGTTAGATTATCCCGATAGCGGCTCGGTTGAGCTGGCTGGACAGACATTAAGCAGTCTTGATGAAGATGCCCTTGCCGTCATTCGTCAACGTGATATGGGCTTTGTTTTTCAGTCATTTCACCTATTACCAACTTTGACGGTGGCGGAAAACATTGCCTTCCCGCTTGATATCGCTCGACGTCCGAATAAAGCACGCGTCAATGAATTGATTGAGGCCGTCGATTTGGGTCATAGACGTCATAGTCTGCCCAATCAATTATCAGGCGGTGAGCAACAACGCACGGCGGTGGCACGAGCACTGGTATCGCGTCCCAAAATCGTCTTCGCTGATGAGCCGACAGGTAATTTAGACGAGCAAAACGCTGACCAAGTGATGAAGCTATTATTAGATTTACGCCAGCAGACGGGTTCAGCACTCGTCGTCGTGACTCATGATCCTGCGCTTGCCGAAATCGCAGATCGAGTCATTACCATGCATGACGGTATGATAGATGGGTCGAAAGTTAATGGATAA
- a CDS encoding NADH:ubiquinone reductase (Na(+)-transporting) subunit D, with protein sequence MADTKSILTSPIFDNNPIALQILGICSALAVTTSMSNALVMCVALTLVTAFSSFFISIIRKQIPSSIRIIVQMTIIASLVILVDQVLKAVAYDVSKGLSVFVGLIITNCIVMGRAEAFAMSNPPVPSFLDGIGNGLGYSAVLLFVATIRELLGSGTWFGITILQPVTDGGWYLPNGLLLLPPSAFFIIGLFIAIVRIWKPEQVEEAEFVMKPQSKGMAHGGGH encoded by the coding sequence ATGGCTGACACAAAAAGTATTTTAACCTCGCCTATTTTTGATAATAACCCCATCGCCCTACAGATATTAGGTATCTGTTCGGCGTTGGCGGTAACGACGAGTATGTCCAACGCCTTAGTCATGTGTGTGGCATTGACATTGGTAACGGCTTTTTCAAGTTTCTTTATCTCAATTATTCGTAAGCAAATCCCATCAAGTATTCGTATTATTGTACAGATGACGATTATCGCCTCATTGGTTATCTTGGTCGATCAGGTGCTAAAAGCAGTTGCTTACGATGTCAGTAAAGGACTATCGGTATTCGTTGGTTTGATTATTACTAACTGTATCGTCATGGGCCGTGCAGAAGCATTTGCCATGAGTAATCCACCAGTACCAAGCTTTTTAGACGGTATTGGTAACGGTCTTGGCTACTCTGCGGTACTGCTATTCGTCGCTACTATCCGTGAGCTCTTAGGTTCAGGAACGTGGTTCGGTATCACTATCCTACAACCAGTAACTGACGGTGGTTGGTATTTACCAAACGGTCTATTACTACTACCGCCATCAGCGTTCTTTATTATTGGTTTATTCATTGCCATTGTCCGTATTTGGAAACCAGAACAGGTTGAAGAAGCAGAGTTTGTAATGAAGCCGCAGTCTAAAGGTATGGCACACGGAGGCGGTCACTAA
- a CDS encoding alpha/beta hydrolase — MSNSIKQNKADTESQFDLLPAVANYLKVLNEQLLPAFINTGSIPNAINARDGLANLTHTFVTEAVNVALIVDDIIECDASTNDAYDVPTYHVPVRLFYPSLPDASIEQTEQTPPPVMLYFHGGGGTAGSVSVYHQILCRLAKHTGHIIVAPEYRLAPENPYPCAQNDACTALLGLNKLLARHHISTNELVVAGDSHGGALVTNLLRDPRIIESGIINDISAQVLIYPSVDFTMSCPSIEKYANGYLLSQARISWYFDQYFQHNFQHDEDRQAKSALFASSDELAHQPPALIINAAVDPLYDEGVAYAAKLSEAGVDTQHITFDKVIHAYLNMENLNPDICKQTYQAISEFLGSKSSE, encoded by the coding sequence ATGAGCAACTCTATCAAGCAAAACAAAGCTGACACTGAAAGCCAGTTCGATTTATTACCTGCTGTTGCTAATTATCTAAAGGTATTAAATGAACAGCTGCTCCCTGCTTTTATTAACACAGGCAGTATCCCTAACGCCATCAATGCCAGAGATGGCCTAGCAAATTTAACTCATACCTTTGTCACCGAAGCCGTGAATGTGGCGCTAATAGTCGATGACATCATTGAATGTGATGCGTCAACTAACGATGCTTATGATGTGCCTACTTATCATGTACCAGTGCGCCTTTTTTATCCTAGCTTGCCTGATGCTTCAATAGAGCAGACTGAGCAAACACCACCACCCGTGATGCTGTACTTTCATGGTGGCGGTGGTACAGCGGGTAGCGTCTCTGTTTATCATCAAATTCTATGCCGTTTAGCGAAGCATACTGGGCACATTATTGTTGCCCCAGAATACCGCCTTGCACCAGAAAATCCTTACCCTTGTGCTCAAAACGATGCTTGTACCGCTTTGCTTGGATTGAATAAACTACTCGCCCGCCATCACATTAGCACAAATGAGCTAGTAGTAGCAGGAGACAGTCATGGTGGGGCATTAGTCACCAATCTCCTACGCGACCCTAGAATAATAGAGTCAGGCATAATAAATGATATCAGCGCGCAAGTACTGATATATCCGAGCGTTGACTTTACTATGAGCTGTCCCTCTATTGAAAAATACGCCAATGGTTATCTGCTCAGTCAAGCACGTATCAGTTGGTATTTTGACCAGTATTTTCAACATAACTTTCAACACGATGAAGACAGACAGGCAAAGTCCGCTCTATTTGCCAGCTCAGATGAGCTCGCGCATCAGCCGCCTGCCCTTATCATTAATGCAGCGGTCGACCCGTTATATGATGAAGGCGTTGCTTATGCCGCCAAACTTAGCGAAGCTGGTGTTGACACGCAGCACATCACTTTTGACAAAGTCATTCATGCTTACCTAAATATGGAAAATCTTAATCCTGATATCTGTAAACAAACTTATCAGGCCATATCTGAGTTTTTGGGTAGCAAAAGTTCTGAATAA
- a CDS encoding MFS transporter, whose product MTCPFSYSNSRAAMSTSPNSQSFKLPSSRFTFWLVLCAMILLATNMRAPIVALGSIAPVVQDALNISETQIGWLGAVPMLTFAVGALIAPSIGKRFGLENTLIVMIALLTTGMIIRTVMPTWIGFLSGTLLLTLAIGFANTLAAPVIKQRTPNHIPLITGLFSLTMTVTAGIVAGVVLPLSEQVGWQWALGGWSILGIFAIVLWVFLRLRLGSSSHQAVVPPASGSSEISMWRTPFAWQIAVFMGLQSLLFYTVASFLPSIWVSQGLSAVKAGQMGSVFQFMAPIAILSLTWLVNRGRPIQALAVFAAVLNVIGIIGVSYLSTDLAWLWSGLMGIGCSAIFTLSMMLFSLRTYTTNQSSELSGMAQFVGYLIAFFGPLGTGWLHEATGSWDLPLFIMLILMIINVVIAWMVSRPVMVDGRPA is encoded by the coding sequence ATGACGTGTCCTTTTTCTTACTCTAATAGTCGTGCTGCTATGTCTACTTCTCCAAACTCGCAGTCATTTAAGCTGCCCTCATCACGCTTCACTTTTTGGCTCGTGTTATGTGCCATGATTTTACTTGCCACCAATATGCGTGCGCCAATCGTTGCTCTTGGCTCTATTGCGCCAGTAGTACAAGATGCGCTCAATATTTCTGAGACTCAGATTGGTTGGCTAGGTGCAGTGCCCATGCTGACTTTTGCAGTGGGCGCGCTTATCGCACCATCAATTGGTAAGCGCTTTGGGCTTGAGAATACGCTGATTGTGATGATTGCGTTATTAACGACGGGTATGATTATTCGTACCGTTATGCCAACTTGGATTGGGTTTTTAAGTGGCACATTATTACTAACGTTGGCCATTGGTTTTGCCAATACCTTAGCTGCGCCCGTTATTAAACAGCGTACGCCGAATCATATTCCGCTGATTACTGGTTTGTTTAGTCTAACGATGACGGTGACGGCAGGCATAGTAGCAGGAGTCGTACTACCGCTATCTGAGCAGGTAGGCTGGCAGTGGGCGCTTGGTGGTTGGTCGATTTTAGGCATATTTGCCATTGTACTTTGGGTATTTTTACGTCTGCGTCTCGGCTCATCTAGTCATCAAGCGGTTGTCCCACCTGCATCAGGATCTTCAGAGATATCCATGTGGCGCACGCCTTTTGCTTGGCAAATTGCAGTCTTTATGGGTTTGCAGTCACTGCTGTTCTATACCGTTGCCAGTTTCTTGCCATCTATTTGGGTAAGCCAAGGACTATCAGCCGTTAAAGCCGGACAAATGGGTTCGGTGTTTCAATTTATGGCACCGATCGCTATTTTAAGCTTAACTTGGCTGGTAAACCGGGGGCGTCCTATTCAAGCGTTGGCGGTATTTGCTGCTGTGTTAAACGTCATTGGTATCATAGGGGTAAGCTACTTATCTACTGACCTTGCATGGTTATGGTCAGGCTTAATGGGCATTGGCTGCTCAGCGATTTTTACCTTAAGCATGATGTTGTTCTCGCTACGTACCTATACGACTAACCAATCTAGCGAGCTGTCTGGCATGGCTCAATTCGTTGGATATTTGATTGCGTTTTTTGGTCCATTAGGGACTGGTTGGCTACATGAAGCGACTGGCAGCTGGGATTTACCGCTTTTTATTATGCTAATCTTGATGATTATCAATGTTGTGATTGCTTGGATGGTAAGTCGTCCAGTGATGGTCGATGGTCGCCCTGCTTAG
- the nqrE gene encoding NADH:ubiquinone reductase (Na(+)-transporting) subunit E — protein sequence MGHYISLFITSVFIENMALAYFLGMCTFLAVSKKVSTAIGLGVAVIVVMAITVPLNNLLFQFILKDGALAWAGFPNIDLSFLGLLSYIGLIAATVQILEMFLDKFVPSLYNALGVFLPLITVNCAILGGVLFMVERDYNFSESVVYGVGAGFGWAIAITALAGIREKLKYSDIPAPLRGLGITFITVGLMSLGFMSFGGMSI from the coding sequence ATGGGACATTATATTAGTTTATTTATAACCTCAGTTTTTATTGAGAATATGGCGCTTGCCTATTTCTTAGGCATGTGTACCTTTTTGGCAGTGTCCAAAAAAGTCTCCACAGCTATCGGTCTTGGGGTTGCTGTCATTGTAGTAATGGCCATTACTGTGCCATTGAACAATCTATTGTTCCAGTTCATCCTAAAAGATGGTGCGCTGGCATGGGCAGGCTTCCCTAATATTGATCTTAGCTTCCTAGGTCTACTAAGTTATATTGGTCTCATTGCAGCTACCGTACAGATATTAGAGATGTTCTTGGACAAGTTTGTGCCAAGTTTATACAACGCTCTTGGCGTGTTCTTACCGCTAATTACTGTAAACTGTGCCATTTTAGGTGGCGTACTGTTTATGGTAGAGCGCGACTATAACTTTAGTGAGTCTGTGGTATATGGCGTAGGTGCAGGTTTTGGTTGGGCAATTGCTATCACCGCATTAGCAGGTATTCGTGAAAAGCTTAAATATTCAGACATTCCAGCACCGCTGCGTGGTCTTGGTATTACCTTTATTACGGTTGGCCTTATGTCGCTCGGCTTTATGTCGTTCGGTGGTATGTCCATTTAA
- a CDS encoding NADH:ubiquinone reductase (Na(+)-transporting) subunit B yields MKFLHNMFDRMEPSFTKGGKHEKYYAIFEMFDTFLRQPGSTTYASSHVRDGIDLKRIMITVWLCTFPAMFWGMYNVGHQALTAIAQLGLQPEGWRTIITGMAGYNPDSIWASLVYGAMQFLPIYIVTFGVGILCEIIFAVVRGHEVNEGFFVTSVLYALILPPDIPLWQVALGIIFGVVVAKEVFGGTGKNFLNPALSGRAFLYFAYPAYMSGDSIWTAVDGFSGATPLGLAALGVTPQDFVDVYGNAITWGDAFLGNMQGSIGEVSTLAILMGAAVLLWTRIASWRIMAGCVVGLIATSLVFNMIGSEDNLMMNLPFYWHLVIGGFAFGAVFMATDPVSAAHTNNGRWAYGILIGFMTVLIRVVNPAFPEGIMLAILFANLFAPLFDYFVTQANIKRQTARRVRYVQAQK; encoded by the coding sequence ATGAAATTTTTACACAATATGTTCGATCGTATGGAGCCGTCTTTCACCAAAGGTGGCAAACACGAAAAGTACTACGCTATCTTTGAGATGTTTGATACGTTTTTACGTCAACCAGGCTCAACGACTTATGCCTCATCACACGTACGTGACGGTATTGATCTGAAGCGCATTATGATTACCGTATGGCTATGTACCTTTCCAGCAATGTTTTGGGGTATGTACAACGTCGGTCATCAAGCGTTAACCGCCATCGCTCAATTGGGTTTGCAACCTGAGGGCTGGCGTACCATAATCACTGGCATGGCTGGCTATAATCCAGATAGTATCTGGGCAAGCTTAGTCTACGGGGCAATGCAATTTTTACCGATTTATATCGTCACCTTTGGTGTTGGTATTCTCTGTGAGATTATATTTGCCGTAGTGCGTGGGCATGAAGTAAACGAAGGTTTCTTTGTGACCTCTGTACTGTATGCACTGATTTTGCCGCCAGATATTCCATTATGGCAAGTTGCTTTAGGTATCATCTTCGGTGTAGTCGTTGCTAAAGAAGTTTTCGGCGGTACTGGTAAAAACTTCCTTAACCCTGCTCTATCAGGTCGTGCATTCTTATACTTTGCTTATCCAGCCTATATGTCTGGTGACTCAATATGGACAGCAGTCGATGGTTTCTCAGGCGCAACGCCACTTGGCCTTGCAGCACTTGGTGTGACTCCTCAGGACTTCGTTGATGTCTATGGCAATGCGATCACTTGGGGTGATGCGTTCTTAGGTAATATGCAAGGCAGCATCGGTGAAGTATCTACGCTTGCAATTTTGATGGGTGCGGCCGTTCTACTTTGGACACGCATCGCATCATGGCGCATTATGGCAGGCTGTGTGGTTGGTCTTATTGCCACCTCTCTTGTCTTTAATATGATTGGCTCTGAAGACAATCTAATGATGAACCTGCCATTTTATTGGCATCTAGTTATTGGTGGCTTTGCGTTTGGTGCTGTCTTTATGGCAACTGATCCCGTTTCAGCTGCACATACTAATAACGGCCGCTGGGCTTATGGTATTTTGATTGGCTTTATGACGGTACTGATTCGAGTAGTCAATCCAGCCTTCCCAGAAGGCATCATGCTGGCCATTCTATTTGCTAACTTATTTGCTCCATTGTTTGATTACTTTGTGACCCAAGCAAACATCAAACGCCAAACAGCTCGGAGGGTTCGTTATGTCCAAGCCCAAAAGTAA